Below is a window of Bacillota bacterium DNA.
ATGGGAGGGCACGGATAAGAGCATAGGTTGCTTCTCCCGACAATAATCGGTATCATATTGATAACAATTACAGTCAGGGTGGATCCTGCGGGAAAGGAGGGAGCGGCAAGATACTGTCCGATTCTTGCCATGTTTTCGCGCAAAGCTGACGAAACGGTCACCGTCCTAAAAGGAGGAGGAATCCAACTTGGCTACAGCGATAATTCATGGCGGCGTTTGTGGATTTGTGACGAGAGTCAAAGTTGAGACTCACGATATGCAGAATGTGGACATCTCTATTGAAAGCGATTGCCCGAATATACAAAAGATGGCTGGAGAACTCAAGAGCATAGATGCATTTAAGGAAATCTTCAGTCGGGCCGTCAATACAACCGCATACCAACTTGCCTCCAAGCATTGCCCACATCCCGGGTGCCCGGTGCCATCGGGCATCCTGAAGGCTGTTGAGGTAGCGGTAGGGCTGGCGCTTCCAAAGGATGCGCAAATCTTGGTAAGCAAAGATTGAATACTGCAAACCAGCTTGAGGTGGCCGCTATTATGCGGCCCGGGAAAAACATCACAAATCATCGCTAAGGAAACGCCACCAGCAGCCCCGAGAAACCCCCATCATCTGGCGCGAAATAACCCCAGCCTTCTATTCGGCGTATAATGCTTTACTGTAGAGAGTACAAGAGCGGCAGATATAAGAGTATGCTATGGAGGCTCGTCCCTCAAAGGGGTCTCAATTCCACGCGCACAGAGCAATGGGCTCTCCATGCCAAGCGCATAGAGCCCCCTGGCATGCAATGGAAAGCGACGCGATCATATATTTGGCTTGCAGATTTGCGGAACCCGGCATCGCTCAGATCGATAATAACTCCTTGAGACCGGCCCGGATTTTAGACAGGCCATCTGGCCCAAGAACCCCTAGGTATTCTTTGACCCGTTTGACATCAATCCCTCGTATTTGGTCGAGAAGCGCAACTGAAGAACATGGAAGACCACCGTCCCCAGCGGCCAGACACGGATATATTGCGGGATTTTCCTGGACCCAGGGCCCGCCCTGCGTTGTGAGCGGAACCACGATTACAACGGGATACCGCAAGGTTCCTGATGGAGCCCCGACCAGCACGACCGGCCTTTTCCCTTCCTGTTCATGTCCCTTGGGTGCATGGGTGGGCAAGGTTACCAGAAGAACGGAACCGGGAACGACTGCCGGGCTATTTGCCATGCTGATCTTCCCCCTCAATTACCAGCCCTTTGCCTGGAACATACCGCACCGGTTTTCCCCTAGGCGGCCCTCCTAGCCCCCAATCAAATGGCGGGAGTGATTCATCTGAATCTCCTTCAAGCCATCGCCGGTCTTCCCAGCTTATCGGAACCCCAGGCCTCGCACCCCCTGGGGGCTCGTTATGACCTGTCATAGGCCGATAATCCTGCCAGGCCGTCTCGTTCACAGTAGCTATACCCGGCAGCAGCGAGGTATCGGAGCTGGCGCTACCATATTCTCTTCCCGTGCCCGCTGTAATGAAGCTCCTAAGGTCATCCTCTCTTACCCGCCATAGCTTACCTGTCTTTACTCCCCTCAACCTTCCTTCCCTCAGCCAATCCCGGACTGTCTTCGGGCTTACAACCAGCTTCTTGGCCACTTCCTCAGGGGTTAAAAGCCTTTCGACCAGGGCAGATCCCTACCTTTCCATACTTTACGATCGCTTCTATTACCATTATGCCGCTACCCTACTTCGCTGTCAACCCCCTTTCCCTCCATATCCGCAGCACGCCCGCGAATTGATCCAGGTTCTTGCCATGTTAAGATTTGTTGCTTGTAGATCAAAGAGATCACAGGCCATTTTTCTGAAACAATACTTTAATGTATTTTTTACCATTGTAGAGTATAATTTATCTAGCAAGTTGAATCAATGAATTTCAAGGCAAAACGAGGAGGTAAAAAGAATGGAAAGGGAGAAACGATTCGGACCCTGGCTTGCCTGGAGAAGGATCTATCGCTCAAGCGCTTTAGTGACGATGGTTCTTGCAGGTGCCCTGATGTTGATAAGTTTTACTCCTTTCTTCATGGCCGCAGCGGAGGAAACCACCGCGCAATCGCCATATGGAGATATCGTCACCCTGGACCCCGATAGGACCGTCGACGATGATGCCTTTCTTGCTGGACGGGTAGTTCATGTACGCGGCAATGTGACTGGAGACCTGTTTGGAATAGGAGACACCATCGAGACTTCCGGCAAGGTAGGAGGCGATGCTATCCTAATGGGCCGGACTATACGAGTTAGCGGAAGTGCTGATGGCGATATCCGGGCCTGCGCTCAGTATGTAACAGTAGATGGAAGCTCCAGGGGCAATATGTCAGTCGCAGGGCAAGCAGTCACCATCTCTGGCAATACCAGCGTAGGCAGGAACGCGCATCTTGCTGGAAATACCGTGGATGTGCTCGGGAATATCGCTGGGAATGCGAGAATTGGCGCGAGTAAAGTAACTATAATGGGCTCTATCGGGAAGGACTTGTTTGTCGATGCGGACGAGCTCATAATTGGCAGCAGGGCTCATATCGGGGGCAATGTGAACTACAGGGGCCCCAAACCCCCTACAGTCGAAAGTGGCGCTACCATAGGCGGGGAAGTCAAACATACGGTCCCGCCGGGGAGAAAGGCGCCAACTCCGGCAGCAAGATTCTTCAGACACCTTCTTGACCTTATAAAGTTCGTGGTTCTTGGGCTCCTGGTCGCTCTATTTGCTTCGAAAGGCATAAAGGCCTTGATATCCACCGTGC
It encodes the following:
- a CDS encoding helix-turn-helix domain-containing protein is translated as MVERLLTPEEVAKKLVVSPKTVRDWLREGRLRGVKTGKLWRVREDDLRSFITAGTGREYGSASSDTSLLPGIATVNETAWQDYRPMTGHNEPPGGARPGVPISWEDRRWLEGDSDESLPPFDWGLGGPPRGKPVRYVPGKGLVIEGEDQHGK
- a CDS encoding type II toxin-antitoxin system PemK/MazF family toxin; amino-acid sequence: MANSPAVVPGSVLLVTLPTHAPKGHEQEGKRPVVLVGAPSGTLRYPVVIVVPLTTQGGPWVQENPAIYPCLAAGDGGLPCSSVALLDQIRGIDVKRVKEYLGVLGPDGLSKIRAGLKELLSI